One Stigmatopora argus isolate UIUO_Sarg chromosome 19, RoL_Sarg_1.0, whole genome shotgun sequence genomic window, GCCCGCTTGAGCGTCGCAGCGCTGGTACATCAGATCTTCGGATTCCTTTGCCACCGAACAGAAGCGGTAGACCACCTTCTCGCCCCCCCGAGCCGCCCGTAGGTTTTTGTCTTCGTCGTAGCCCGAGAAGTGGATCCGGGCGGGGTGGACGGTCGGGGGGGCCACGCCGATCTCCATGAACTTCTTCTGTTTGACGGCCCGTTTCAGATCCAGCAGGGCGTAGTCGTAGTCGGCGGCGAGAGAAGCGCTGGAGTTCTTTGAGCGGATCCATCCTTGAGGGATGCGCGTTTGTTTGACTCGAATCCAGCGGAAAGCCGGCTCTTTCTTCTGAATTTTGCCGGCGGCCCTCGGccgtctcctcctcttcctccctctTTTATTTTTGAGATGCAGCACGCCGACTTTGAGTTTCTTCACGCTTTCCAAATAGAATCGGCCGTCGTGGACGCAATGAGCCGCCGTCAGCACGTGCTTGGGGGAAACGAGGACGCCGGAGCATCCCGTGGAGAGACGCACGGCGGTGGCGAAAGGGTAGCTGGCCACGAAGCGCAAGTCGGAGATGACGAAGCGTCCGTCGGCGCCGTAAACCTGACGTTTGGCGCGAGAGGGCCGCGTCACGTTCGGAGTCGCTTCCATTGGTTTCCAACCTCGCAATTCCACCTTTGTATGAGTGCAGGTGTCGTTGTCGTACATGGTCTCGTATCCCAGAATCCTCTCTTGGTCGCTTTGGTTTAAGGGCGGCAGCCTACTTTGACACTCGATTCCACAGAGTTTTGCGACTTGCCTGGCGCTGTTTGGATCCTCTGCTTGTCCTCTGAATAACGATTTTTGAAGAAATTCTGTGTTTAGGTCCATCAGCAAGGGGAAATTCTGCCCGGTCCACTCGTGCCCCTCAATGCGTGCCAGATTGACAGTAAGATAGAGTAGCAAACAAAGTAGCTCCATGGCTCTTGAAACTAGAAACGATACATTAGGTAAGAATAAAGCCAGATCAAAAAAAGTGCTTTTAAAAATTGACGCCATTACTAGCATTTAGGATGCAAATTATAGCCATATTTAAACAACTATTCCTAATTTCCAACAATACTAATGTAGGTATGATCATTTAATACTAATTATAATGAAGTAATAATATTCCAAACCTACCTAAAATTTGTTCGTCCACTTTCCAGGAAAATTTCAACGCGTCCACCCGCTGCAAAAAATGCGGCAACCTTTGTGCAGGAGTTCCTCTATTGTAtcgtacagtactgtacatccCACTGCTGTGATGTTTGGGGGGGGAGATCTTAGGGGAGGAACATTGTGGCGCCACATTCGAagcaaggctattttttttttgcttttgtattaCTGTTTTGTGCTAAATTATAAACAAGGAAAGTCTAAGGCAAGTTCAGCCGGAAATCCAATTTCCTTCATAGGATTTGAATACGCACTTTGGAATTTGAGTAATATCGtaatatattttgtgttttgataTCCTGTTAAGTGGGATTTATCTTCAGGTTATCGTGGTGTTATCTCGGGTTGATTGTTGTCTCTCTGGGAGAGTTTCATTTGCAGGAAAGCAAATTAAGGAAGACACTGAATCCATGTTTTTCTTGGAGGGATTCCATTGGAGCAAATGAAAAATGCCTGTTTGCTTTTTGGACAAATCGGATGAGGAGAAACAGGGGGGTTTGGCGGGggggcattcattcattcgtaaTGTTCTGTTGATTCATTTATGAAACATAACATTGAGTTGTTTGTAAAGAGGGGCTCTAgagtgtgtattttttaaaaactgcaaacGTAGTATAATTCATACCCAGATGATTTTGCATCCATTTTCACCAATTACAATCAGTCGTCTAGACAGCAGTgttgttaattttaaaaagaaaagaaaaaaatacagcaagaCAGCTGCACTTTGTATATGTGACTCACCCTTCGTAGGCCAGATGTTCCCCTCGTGTTTTGGAACGATGTCTTGTCATGTCTCCTTgcctataaataaaaaataaaaataataaacactaTGATTTCCATAAAATAGTCAACATGCAACCATGATGTACTTCTCTAAATGGTGGAACTTCCATTGCAAGTTTCAGGTCGCCAACACTTTCACGacacaaaatgtaaacaataccTAACCCCAAATTGCATGTCCTCATAAGTAGACATCTTTATGAGTTTAAAGacttttacaaaaatatataaactgtGTCATGCTAAAGTGTTGaagttattaacgattgcatgttggagatgtacaacgagtttggattggacgtgtttatcggtgttcgattgttgaagCCTTGATCCatatggcaagtgtgtggcatgttaaagagtatcggtattcgattattgatgccttggagCACATAGCTTGGTAAACACGGGAGATTTCCCTcataacagtaaaagttggattgaagaaacaacaacggatcactgttctgattatttctccctgtcttttaaggtatgctggttgttgcagaggccggttgagtttgtggtttgcaatatacactgtttagtgTGTGAGAAAGGAGATAATGTTTAATAATGttcatttacttttgaattgcgagcgtgaatgtgcgagtctcggGTCATGCACATGGCTATAACAttcagcacgctaccttcggccgccattatcctgttgagtgtctatgacggtcatagcaaggaaggtatgttattgatatttcattgtttgccctgttggatTGTTgaggacttctcgaagttgtaaaaagaaaacatataacaagttatgaccgtatgttgaatgggtgtaattgtacattatcaTTACATTATGATTGTACAACGGATCACTGTTTTGATTATtactccctgtgttttaagattaaatgcagggtgtaacaaaACCAGCAAAATTTTTCACTTGCCCtcgaaagggttaaaaaattcCCTTGTGGCAAATCTGTTGTTTTCGCATTACGTGTGTGGTCCATCAACAATGTTTACAGCATTTATCACACAACAAGACAGTGAGACCACCGTGTGTACCACTTAACGAAATGCGGGTGCGCATCAAATCGTCCGCGGGAAGAACGCATTGAAGTCTATGGAACCGAATGCAGCTGTGTTGTCACAGCCGCGTTTTTTTCGGAGCCCGGGGGCTTGCGTTTGGGGGGGGATTTGATCTCTGACTGCCCATTCAGAGAAATACACTGTCCTCTTTATAACTCTTAGCAGTATATTTCCCCCGGTCTATCTCGAATGAGTCATAATATTTCTTTTGAGTGATATCCAGTGTGataggaggaagaagaaatatGTTTGGGAAAGAAGCTGAAAAGTCAGTGGGATACATTTGCAATGTTCTTTTCTTCTCCCATCTGTAGGAAATGAGGAGTGTACACTACAGattacaaatattttgtttgtgAAAATTCTGGACTGGataggaaataaaataaaataaaacaataaaaaaaacaggcagcTGCTGATCTGTAACCGGATGATTCCGTTCCCATGCTCTCACAGAAGGAATGTTGTGAGAAGTTGTCGTATCGCGACAAAGAACGACGATGGTAAACAATTTCAAGCGCGCGGACATCTGCTGCCATGCCATTCGTGCGCCTTGTTTGCCGTGAAGCGTCTCGCCGCCGTAGATTTAAACAGGAAAGGCTGCGATTATAAACATGCCGCAATTATTTATGACAAGAGTGAAGGGTGAGGCCTGATAAATAATGGTGATTTGGCGCAGACATGGCGATTCGACGCACTCGTTGGCCTTTTTGTTGCAGTGAGACGCTACGTCAATgatcttattttaaaaaatgaaacaagtaGACGAACAGCAGCGACCAATTGTTTGTTTTCTGACTTTGTTGAAGATCACAAGGCGGCAGATTTATGATGAGTATGTCTGGATAatacaagaataaaaaaataatacaaagatTGGGTAAGGTCAGTCTGTACGAGCATCCTGAGTTAGACAGTGTCATGCTATGCTTTTTAAAAgtactttattttaaaaaaaagaggtttTTGAAAGTTTATTAGATTTTTGAAAGTTTCTAAGGTGGGGGTTTATTTTCAAATCCATATTTCTTCAAGTAACTTGGATGCTTTTTGTTCCAAATTAGTCAAATTCCTAATCAAAGcagcatttgtgtttttttagactCATTTGCATCATagtatttctttatttcttttcaataaTCTTTTTATAATGATACAATtctgatttattttaatttttaactaTCTCAATTTGATTGAGCCTGTATTTTACAACAAAATGttcaaaacaataataaacctatcaaataccaatagaaattttattttttatccatgGCTAGTTACTCTGAATGCAAGCAGCTTTAAAATGGACAGCTcaaatgaaattaattcatttgcCACATATTTTCCAAATTGGACAGTTAGCTAACTATTATACGTAAAATTcggattaaataaataaaaagtgaacccgTGGGAAAAATACATAGATTTGACACACCtgttctatgaaaaaaaaaaggtatttggAACAAGTTGCGTCAATGTTTTTGCTTTggtaaaacaaaagaaatgacaTTTATGGAACAAATGTCAATCAAGGTGATTCATTTCGCAACATGTAATTTCGCAAAGGCTGGGTCAGCATTATTTGATgagtaaaagaaaacaaataaaaataacagtgcATCTGCAAGTATGATGCATTACATGAGGGTGTGACTAAGTATTCATTATaggattacaaaaaataattaaaatatctTTTGCATGCCTTTAAAAGCATTAGAACCTCCGCCCAATCTTGACGTTAAAATGTATTGGGCGTCTAATACACAACATTGTACttttcatatataatatttgcAATAACCTTGGAATTTTGGGGCGTATCTGATGCGCAATAACgtaatattttaaaatccaAGCATTTGATGAGCTAAAACATTTCTGGTATTTAAAAACAGGCGTTCACGTAATTATGCCTAACATTTAAATAACTACCtttactgccattttttttcaccgcTGTTGAACAATGAACATGTTTCAAACAAGACTTTTTCTGCAGGATTCACTTgatcaaaatagatttttaaaactTGGCTGTCATGGATAGAAAAGATGAAGAAATAAGATGGTGT contains:
- the LOC144064840 gene encoding inactive serine protease 35-like, translated to MELLCLLLYLTVNLARIEGHEWTGQNFPLLMDLNTEFLQKSLFRGQAEDPNSARQVAKLCGIECQSRLPPLNQSDQERILGYETMYDNDTCTHTKVELRGWKPMEATPNVTRPSRAKRQVYGADGRFVISDLRFVASYPFATAVRLSTGCSGVLVSPKHVLTAAHCVHDGRFYLESVKKLKVGVLHLKNKRGRKRRRRPRAAGKIQKKEPAFRWIRVKQTRIPQGWIRSKNSSASLAADYDYALLDLKRAVKQKKFMEIGVAPPTVHPARIHFSGYDEDKNLRAARGGEKVVYRFCSVAKESEDLMYQRCDAQAGAAGAGVYVRLRKDGGKGRWRRRVIGVFSGHRWVETGRGGQGDFNVAVRITPAKYVQICHWIHKDPAQCNP